In Pseudoalteromonas sp. '520P1 No. 423', the following proteins share a genomic window:
- a CDS encoding arsenic resistance protein, whose protein sequence is MLNKKFLMALNLFNHSAFLLIFAIITGALLGVASPDWGNKVSSYIDPTILLLIFLLLFEVPLKGIFKGATNIRFIAIAWIVNFLVIPVIGFTISSLFLSGEALFYTGLVIYFMAPCTDWYLGFTRLAKGNVELGAALLPINMITQLILFPVYLLIFDTMATSKVDLNVLFEWFLQPLIAAAILRIFCGQFINKLLHLCDVAIPLVLAVLVCLIFMSNINPLLAHLSVVPLLLLAIFSFFTITYALGEIIAKGAKLAYPEHCLFTFTTGARNAPLMLGLTTIAIPEQPLIYATITIGMLIEFPHLITLKAIMLKRQKTKSACQPSNLKC, encoded by the coding sequence ATGTTAAACAAAAAGTTTTTGATGGCACTCAATTTATTTAACCACTCAGCCTTTCTCTTGATCTTTGCGATTATAACTGGCGCTTTACTCGGTGTTGCTTCCCCTGATTGGGGAAATAAAGTAAGCAGTTATATTGACCCAACTATTTTACTCTTAATTTTTTTATTGCTTTTTGAAGTACCATTAAAAGGCATATTTAAAGGTGCAACAAACATACGCTTTATCGCAATAGCTTGGATAGTAAATTTTTTGGTCATACCTGTAATAGGTTTTACTATTTCATCTTTATTTTTATCTGGCGAAGCACTATTTTACACAGGATTAGTTATTTACTTCATGGCACCATGTACCGACTGGTATCTAGGTTTTACACGTTTAGCCAAAGGCAATGTTGAGTTAGGAGCTGCTTTATTACCAATCAATATGATAACTCAGTTGATATTATTTCCGGTATATTTACTCATATTTGACACTATGGCGACAAGTAAAGTTGATTTAAATGTTTTATTTGAATGGTTTTTGCAGCCGTTAATTGCAGCAGCTATTTTACGAATTTTTTGTGGCCAATTTATAAATAAATTATTGCATCTATGCGATGTTGCAATACCTTTAGTATTAGCTGTATTAGTGTGCTTAATTTTTATGTCAAACATCAACCCGTTACTAGCCCACTTATCAGTTGTCCCTTTATTGTTACTAGCTATTTTTAGCTTTTTTACAATTACTTATGCCTTAGGGGAAATCATAGCAAAAGGTGCAAAATTAGCCTATCCTGAGCACTGCTTATTTACATTTACTACAGGCGCTAGAAACGCTCCTTTAATGCTAGGCCTCACAACAATAGCCATACCTGAACAACCTCTCATTTACGCTACTATCACGATTGGTATGTTAATAGAGTTTCCCCATTTAATAACATTAAAAGCCATCATGTTAAAACGACAAAAAACAAAAAGCGCTTGCCAACCCTCGAATCTTAAATGTTAA
- a CDS encoding serine protease, which yields MKINKLLPFLSVMSLSAFGQAPLTEAHMLKYTSKAQKTTIGASASLNLKLNQHYTKLNQSGQKVFTQTVSHPNASYIKLHFKNVNLANGASLVVRSEDGFERYEYNQANMSASTTALGDDGVSSFYAMSISADKVIVEYTTSAANNALVLDASSHQLNAVIDSYYHGTENELSQSVASDVGIYSTCGEMERKDVQCWAETNPTEYERTRPVARLLMGGSGLCTGWRVGSDNRMFTNNHCVDSASGLANTEIWFNYQHTSCNGSTLDSVVKVTGKDLLKTDYTLDYTLFSINDFAKAAPFGYFGLDVRDATQGERIYIPQHGSGNPKELSIESDQDSTGLCSVNDANATGRGTDTDLGYYCDTIGGSSGSPVLAAQTNKVIALHHLGGCTNKGAKVSLIWPQVASHFNGQIPDGDNGPDPVDPVDPVLTVLEDGVAVSLNGSTGSEQFFSFEVTENKDKLLFSTTGGTGDADLYLKQGAKPSESSYSCRPYKNGNEETCTVNNPEKGTWFAMVKGYQGFTGVALKAQTTEANNCGSNCLQNGVSKSNLAGDTNSQIVYTIEVPAGVTLNVSTSSGSGDADLYVKKGAAPSTTSYDCRPYKNGNNESCDLSSGTGGTYFIMLNGYNAYSGLTLTASY from the coding sequence ATGAAAATAAATAAACTATTACCGTTTTTGAGTGTGATGTCATTGTCTGCATTTGGTCAAGCTCCACTGACAGAGGCACACATGTTGAAATATACGTCAAAAGCACAAAAAACGACAATAGGGGCTTCTGCTTCACTGAATCTAAAACTTAATCAGCATTACACTAAATTGAATCAAAGTGGTCAAAAAGTATTCACACAAACGGTTTCTCACCCTAATGCCAGTTATATCAAATTACATTTTAAAAATGTTAACTTAGCAAATGGTGCGAGCTTAGTGGTACGTTCAGAAGATGGGTTTGAGCGCTATGAATACAATCAAGCAAACATGAGTGCATCGACAACAGCATTAGGTGATGATGGGGTGAGTTCATTTTATGCTATGTCTATTTCTGCAGATAAGGTCATTGTTGAGTATACGACTTCGGCGGCAAATAATGCACTGGTATTAGATGCGAGCAGTCATCAGTTAAATGCAGTAATTGATAGCTATTATCATGGTACCGAAAATGAATTATCGCAATCTGTTGCATCAGATGTTGGTATTTACTCTACATGTGGAGAAATGGAGCGCAAAGATGTGCAATGTTGGGCTGAAACTAATCCAACCGAATATGAACGCACTCGCCCAGTAGCACGACTGTTAATGGGGGGATCGGGTTTATGTACTGGCTGGCGTGTTGGCAGTGATAATCGTATGTTTACAAACAACCATTGTGTTGATTCTGCAAGTGGGCTGGCAAATACCGAGATCTGGTTTAATTATCAACATACATCTTGTAACGGTTCGACATTAGATTCCGTGGTAAAAGTAACAGGCAAAGATCTTTTAAAAACTGATTACACGCTTGATTACACCTTATTTAGTATTAATGATTTTGCTAAAGCAGCACCATTTGGTTATTTTGGCCTGGATGTTCGTGATGCAACACAAGGTGAGCGTATTTATATTCCTCAGCATGGTTCAGGTAATCCAAAAGAATTGTCTATCGAATCAGATCAAGATAGTACAGGATTGTGTTCAGTAAATGATGCTAATGCAACAGGTCGTGGAACGGATACTGACCTTGGGTATTATTGCGATACAATAGGTGGTTCTTCTGGCTCACCTGTTTTAGCTGCACAAACTAATAAAGTAATAGCGCTGCATCATTTAGGTGGGTGTACTAATAAAGGTGCAAAGGTGAGTTTAATTTGGCCTCAAGTTGCGAGTCATTTCAATGGCCAAATACCTGATGGTGATAATGGGCCAGATCCGGTTGACCCTGTTGATCCAGTTTTAACCGTTCTAGAAGACGGAGTAGCTGTATCTTTAAACGGCTCAACTGGTTCTGAGCAGTTCTTTAGCTTTGAAGTTACAGAAAATAAAGATAAATTGTTATTTAGTACTACAGGTGGTACTGGTGACGCCGATTTATACTTAAAGCAAGGAGCAAAACCATCAGAATCATCCTATAGTTGTCGTCCATACAAAAATGGTAACGAAGAAACTTGTACTGTTAATAACCCTGAAAAAGGTACGTGGTTTGCAATGGTCAAAGGGTATCAAGGCTTTACGGGTGTTGCATTGAAAGCGCAAACAACAGAGGCTAATAATTGTGGCAGTAATTGTTTACAAAATGGTGTGTCAAAGAGTAATTTGGCGGGAGATACTAACTCACAAATTGTCTACACCATCGAAGTTCCAGCAGGTGTTACCTTAAATGTAAGTACTTCAAGTGGCTCAGGCGATGCTGATTTATACGTTAAAAAAGGTGCAGCGCCTAGCACAACAAGTTATGACTGTCGTCCATATAAAAATGGTAATAATGAGTCATGTGACCTAAGTTCAGGAACTGGTGGCACATACTTTATTATGCTTAATGGTTACAATGCATATTCAGGTCTTACACTGACAGCAAGTTATTAA
- a CDS encoding endonuclease/exonuclease/phosphatase family protein, translated as MKQMKAIAIILTCCLFIGCATKLTPKDSMTIATWNIRFAPEHVLPDHSPELYPWHKRAKGIGVKTDKLNISILATQEGNKAQLDELSHQLPALDMVNTHRLWSKNFFPTFFINPTSVTVIDSGDLWLSDTPHIVDSKLPSSKWPRMLTWMLAKIADLEGTWLVTNVHFDGSNDQQVKLLTSIVNRLIEQQKPDHTVLLGDFNYSLQQSLDSNNYKDLHQNFSHMQHGKTYNAHGDFKKKHKWDIDWILTSKHTSKNHITDHIINTARQRDGFYLSDHDLLMLKISSKNQIQ; from the coding sequence ATGAAGCAGATGAAAGCAATCGCAATAATTTTAACTTGTTGTTTATTTATAGGGTGCGCAACAAAATTAACACCTAAAGACAGCATGACAATCGCCACTTGGAATATTCGTTTTGCCCCAGAACATGTCCTTCCGGATCATAGTCCAGAACTTTACCCATGGCACAAAAGGGCTAAAGGCATTGGAGTAAAAACAGACAAATTAAACATATCAATTTTAGCAACACAAGAAGGCAATAAAGCACAACTTGATGAGTTATCTCACCAATTACCAGCATTAGATATGGTCAATACTCATCGCCTGTGGTCAAAAAATTTTTTTCCTACTTTTTTTATCAATCCAACAAGCGTTACTGTAATAGACTCAGGTGATTTATGGTTATCTGATACACCACACATCGTAGATAGTAAATTGCCTTCGAGTAAGTGGCCTCGTATGCTCACTTGGATGCTAGCTAAAATAGCAGATTTAGAAGGAACATGGTTAGTTACGAATGTGCATTTTGATGGTTCAAATGATCAGCAAGTGAAATTACTCACATCAATTGTCAATCGCTTAATTGAACAACAAAAACCTGATCATACTGTCTTGTTAGGTGACTTTAACTATTCACTGCAACAAAGTTTAGATTCTAATAATTATAAAGACCTGCATCAAAATTTCAGTCACATGCAACATGGAAAAACTTACAATGCACACGGTGATTTTAAGAAAAAACACAAGTGGGATATAGATTGGATTTTGACCAGTAAGCACACATCAAAAAATCATATAACCGATCACATTATCAACACAGCAAGACAACGCGATGGTTTTTATTTATCAGATCATGATTTGCTCATGTTAAAAATTAGCTCAAAAAATCAGATCCAATAA